DNA from Sulfodiicoccus acidiphilus:
TATTGTTGTAAAAGGATGAGGGAAGTTAGTTATAGGTGGTTTTAATGCTCGTATGGTTATGAGAACTATAGGGATGTTATTGATATCGTGAATCTTAACAGGAGGGGTTCTCCGACCCTCTCGACCATCCCTCTGGTGAGTGATGTAGTCTCAAACCGAGGAGGGGACCCTCGCCCTTGAGGGGAGGAAGTCAGTAATGCCGAACGAACTTCCCTGTAAAGAAAGACAATCGCGGAAGCGTTTTATAGGAGGGGAACCGACTTAACTTCCCGTGCCGGCGAGTAGAGCAGCAATAGTTGGGTACTCGATAATTAAACCTTCTAGGGCGAGGAAGGACAGGGGAGAGGAAGTCCTCTCTACCGAGCAGTACCAAGCCCTTGCCCTAACGTCAATTCTAGGGAGCCTAGGTTTGGCTAAGAGAGAGTTGAACTCCATGAGATTTCTCCTAGGATTGAACCACCCTCTTTGGCCTCACGCCTTGATATATTCCTCTGAGGTCGCAAGTAATTTGGGGTTGAGTCCGTCTCTCTCGATAGTCTCAGATCACGGAGGAATGTCGGCTCTCCACCTATTAGTGGAGGCCAGTTTGGCCGTGTCTCTAGGAGAGGTTGAGATAGCTGTCCTAATAGGTGCGGACTCCCCCCTCACACCTGCCACACCCATGGGTAAATGGAGACTCGATCGTACTTGGAGGTACGAGTTGAACTACGAAATACCCCTGGGAATGATAGGCCCCATTAGTGAAGGAGGTCTCCTTGCAACCAGGTACATGAGCCTCACTGACCTCAAACAGGAGCACTTGGGAACATTCGCTGTGGCCCTGAGGAGAAACGCTCAACAAAATCCCTTCGCCTATTTAAGGGAGCCGTTGAGTTTGGACGAGTACATGAAGAGCCCATACATAGCTTACCCCCTCAGACTATTGGATGCCGTCATTCCGGTAAACGGAGCTTTCGCACTCGCGGTAACTTCCGAGGAACTGGCCAAGAGGTACACGCCCAATCCAGTCTACGTAAGAGGACACGCCATAAGGGTTAACGCCGAACCGGAGAACGAACTAAGGGAGGTCACCGACCTCAAAATGAGAGACGTCGCTGAAGAGGCGCTAAGGAGGGCTGGCCTGAGAATGAGGGAAATAGACCTCTTTCAACTTTACGACGACTTCACCGTAGTCCCGTTACTACAGATGGATTCTCTAGGTCTCTTAGGGGAAAGCTCCATAGGAAAGTTCGTGGAAAACACGGACTTCACGTACGCTGGGAACCTTCCAGTGAACACTGGGGGAGGCCAACTCTCCGGAGGACAGGCAGGAACTGCTGGAGGCTTCGGGTTGATAGTGGAAGCTGTGAAGCAGTTAAGGGGGGAAGCGGAAGGACGACAAGTGAAGGGGGCTAGGAACGCGTTGATCACGGGATTGGGGGGCCTGGGTTACAATAACAACTTACTAAACAAGGGAGTTCTCGTTATCTCGAACGAGAAATGAACTTTTATACCCGAAGGATGTCAAAGCTGTATGGCGAGCCAGGAACTACCCTATCCGGAACTCGATCCTATAAATCAAAAGTACTTCGATGGGCTGAAAGATGGTGCCTTGCTCGTTCAAAGGTGCGGCGAATGCGGAAACTTCCAATTTTATCCTAGGCCCATTTGTGTTAGATGTGGCAGTTTAAATTTGGAATATAAAAAAGTGTCTGGGAAGGGAAAGGTCTACTCGTACGTGATAATCCACAGGGTGATATCGAATTCTGAGTACTTCAAGAAGATGGTTCCCTACGCTGTGGTCTCTGTCGAACTAGAAGAGGGAATTCGGGTTTACGGACTCTACGTCGGAGAGGTCAGTTCCCTTAGCGTTGGCAAGGAGGTGAAATTCAAACCATACTCCATACCGTGGGGTGTGATTCCAGCCTTTGAGTCGCTCGCCTGAATGTATAGGCTAAGTGAAACGGATCTTTCCCAATCAACTGAGTTGACGTTTACTCTGGACGACATTGTTTTCCTTAACTTAAAGTACTATAGTTTAGAGGATGTTGAATTACCTTAGTCCTTAGGGATCCAGGTATCTTATCCCTTATGCGAGTTTGGGTGGTGGCCTTTTCATAGGGAGAAATACTCTTTATTTTTAATGTATTTTTCCTTACTTCAGATTTAGAGCTTGACTTCCTTCTAAACAAGGAGAGAAAATGAAGAATGAATTTCTTAATAAAAAGTATTTTTGTTACGGTTCAAATAGCGGCCATGGTAAATCCACCGTCACAGAATATGGTCTCTCCTGTGATGTGAAGTGAGTCTTGCGAGGCTAAGAACACTACAACGTAGGCGATGTTCTCTGGTTTGCCCAGGGAACGAAGGGGCGTGTGTTGAATAATCCATTTCTTTCTCTCTTCAGTCCAATCCTTCCTGGCCCTGAGGGAGGGAGTGTCCATATATCCCGGAGCCACAGCGTTGACTCTCACGAAAGGAGCTAAGGCAAGTGCGAACGTCTTAGTAAGTCCTATGATGCCGTATTTCGCGGCTGCATATATGGGCGATCTAGGACTTCCAGTTGTGATCACGTTGGAGGCTATGTTAACTATAGTGCCGCTCCTCTGGAGGTCGAGCATCCTACTCCCAAACTCGTAGAGACAGTAGTAAGTCCCCTTAAGGTCCAAGTCTAGGGTCTCGTTGACTACCTCGTCCGAGAGCTCCCTCCAAGACGTCTGTCTCGGGGCAGTGGTACCCGCGTTATTTATGAGGACGTCTAGCCTGCCCCACGTTTCCCAGATTTCTTCAGCCATCCTCTTTACTTCCTGATATTTACTAACGTCGGCCTGTATGGCCACCGCATCCTGGCCTATGTCCTTGATCTCCTTTACTACCCTCTTTGCGTCGTCCTCACTTTTTATGTAGTTGACTATCACGTCGGCTCCTTCGTTAGCGAGGGCTAACGCTATGGCCCTTCCGAATCCTCTGGAGGCACCCGTAACTAGGGCCCTGGCTCCGCTCAATCTCTTCCCAGGAGGAGTAGGTTTCCTGACCCAGTTTATTTCCTCCTCTACGTCTATACTTCCAGGAGGCTTTCCCCACGCCATGTTTTCACGAACTATTTAATTGTCGTATCCTAATTAATGTTAACTCCCGGTCCTTTAAGTGAGCTGGTTACCGATTTTCATCTTTCCTTAATATACAATAGGCTCCCAGTAAGTATCTCCACAAGTCGAAGAGTCGTGTCTGGAACTAAAGGTAAGGTATTAGTACTCGTTCAATATGATAAAACGCGTGAGGAACCTTCTAGCTTCGTAACCCACTTATGTAGTAAGGAGATTCAAAAGGAGCTGAAGATTTTGTTGACGAAGACGTAAAGGTCCTTTGCACAACTTAATCGAGCTTAGTAGGCCGCATCTTTATGCTAGTTTGGGAGTCAGCGCTCACACCTAGGCGAGGGTTCTTGAGATAGTCCTCCGTCCCTACTAACCGAGGTTCACTAAGTACGAGCACCTGATGCCGCTCTGATCGTAGGAGTTCCACTCTTTAGGGCCGTACCGTAGTCCTTCAGGGGTAGAACTAGACCAGCTCTCACCGCAATCCTTTATTACTTACTCGACCCTTGGAACGTGGGTGAAGTCGCTTGAGCGAGAAGTACCGAGGGGAAACGTGGTGGGTCAGCCCATTCAATTTTATACCAGAAGTAACAGGAAAACTTAAGATACCAGAGAGAGTAGTAATCCATGATGTCACCCTTCGCGATGGGGAACAGACGCCTGGGATAGTATTTAGAAAGGAGGACAAGGTCTCTATTGCACAAGCTCTCAATGACGCGGGGGTGGACAGGATAGAGGTGGGAATGCCTGTCATATCGGAGGAGGAGAAAGACGCTATCAAAACCGTCGCAAGAGCCGGCCTCAACTCGAAGGTTTTCACTCTCGCTAGGCTGGTGAGGAAGGACTTGGACGAGTCTGTGGACTGTGATGTAGATGGAGTCATCTTGGAGGCTCCAGTGGGCGTCCCCAAGCTTAAACAGTTCGGGTGGAGTCTAGAACAGTCGAAGGCCAGCGCTCTAGAGCACATAGATTACGCCAAGTCCCACGGGCTTTACGTGACCTTCTTCGGAGTGGACACGACCCGCGCTGAGCCTGAGGCATACTTTGAGATGATCAAGGAGATCTCCAGATCAAGGGCTGATGCTGTTGCAGTGGTGGACACGTTCGGATGCATAACCGTTGAAGCAATGGGATTCCTAGTTAGGACGCTCTCTAGTTTGTTGACAAAACCCCTTGAGGTCCACACCCACAACGACTTTGGACTATCCACCGCGACTACCTTGGCCGCCGTGGCAAATGGGGCGACTGTAGCACATGTGGCGATTAATGGCCTCGGGGAGAGGACTGGAAACGCACCATTGGACGAAGTTGTGATGGGTCTGAATCTCCTCTATGGTGTGAAGACCTCGGTGAGGCCTGAGCTCCTGCATAAGCTCTCTAAGCTAGTTGAAGAGAGATCCGGGGTGAGGATTCCAGCGGGTAAGCCATTTGTGGGGGAAAACGCTTTTGGTAGGGAGAGCGGAATTTCAGTTGCGGGGTGGGCAAAGTACTACTTGGGCTCGGAACCCGTCCTCCCGGAGTTCGTGGGTAACGTTCACAGAGTTCTCGTGGGGAAGAAGAGCGGCAGACATTCGATAGAGTACAAGTTGAGGGAGTTAGGCTATGATCCATCGAAACTAGGAGAGGAGGGTGTCGCTAAATTGCTGACTAAAGTAAAAGAGGAGGCACAACTCAAGAAGAGGGCCCTGACTGACGGGGAGTTCGTTGAGTTAGTGAAGGAAGTAATGAACTCTCACTAGGTAATCCGTGACGAGCTCCCTACCTCAACATCTCAGGCACCTCGTAACTCCAGAGAGATTGATGGCCTCAACATTCTAGGGCGGCAAATATGGTCAATCATAGAAAATTTTTAGATATCTCTTTAAACATCAATTTTTCAGTTGGCACCAGGTAGCGAGTCTCCCCTCCAAACTTCACGCGGGACTCAGCGAGAGAGAGGAGCGTCATCGAATTCACTTCTTAACTCTTTGGATCCGGAGTCCGTAGACGAACGATCACACTTCGAATTAGGTTCTCCGACCCTCACTGATCCACACGA
Protein-coding regions in this window:
- a CDS encoding thiolase family protein; amino-acid sequence: MPASRAAIVGYSIIKPSRARKDRGEEVLSTEQYQALALTSILGSLGLAKRELNSMRFLLGLNHPLWPHALIYSSEVASNLGLSPSLSIVSDHGGMSALHLLVEASLAVSLGEVEIAVLIGADSPLTPATPMGKWRLDRTWRYELNYEIPLGMIGPISEGGLLATRYMSLTDLKQEHLGTFAVALRRNAQQNPFAYLREPLSLDEYMKSPYIAYPLRLLDAVIPVNGAFALAVTSEELAKRYTPNPVYVRGHAIRVNAEPENELREVTDLKMRDVAEEALRRAGLRMREIDLFQLYDDFTVVPLLQMDSLGLLGESSIGKFVENTDFTYAGNLPVNTGGGQLSGGQAGTAGGFGLIVEAVKQLRGEAEGRQVKGARNALITGLGGLGYNNNLLNKGVLVISNEK
- a CDS encoding Zn-ribbon domain-containing OB-fold protein yields the protein MASQELPYPELDPINQKYFDGLKDGALLVQRCGECGNFQFYPRPICVRCGSLNLEYKKVSGKGKVYSYVIIHRVISNSEYFKKMVPYAVVSVELEEGIRVYGLYVGEVSSLSVGKEVKFKPYSIPWGVIPAFESLA
- a CDS encoding SDR family NAD(P)-dependent oxidoreductase, with amino-acid sequence MAWGKPPGSIDVEEEINWVRKPTPPGKRLSGARALVTGASRGFGRAIALALANEGADVIVNYIKSEDDAKRVVKEIKDIGQDAVAIQADVSKYQEVKRMAEEIWETWGRLDVLINNAGTTAPRQTSWRELSDEVVNETLDLDLKGTYYCLYEFGSRMLDLQRSGTIVNIASNVITTGSPRSPIYAAAKYGIIGLTKTFALALAPFVRVNAVAPGYMDTPSLRARKDWTEERKKWIIQHTPLRSLGKPENIAYVVVFLASQDSLHITGETIFCDGGFTMAAI
- a CDS encoding LeuA family protein, yielding MSEKYRGETWWVSPFNFIPEVTGKLKIPERVVIHDVTLRDGEQTPGIVFRKEDKVSIAQALNDAGVDRIEVGMPVISEEEKDAIKTVARAGLNSKVFTLARLVRKDLDESVDCDVDGVILEAPVGVPKLKQFGWSLEQSKASALEHIDYAKSHGLYVTFFGVDTTRAEPEAYFEMIKEISRSRADAVAVVDTFGCITVEAMGFLVRTLSSLLTKPLEVHTHNDFGLSTATTLAAVANGATVAHVAINGLGERTGNAPLDEVVMGLNLLYGVKTSVRPELLHKLSKLVEERSGVRIPAGKPFVGENAFGRESGISVAGWAKYYLGSEPVLPEFVGNVHRVLVGKKSGRHSIEYKLRELGYDPSKLGEEGVAKLLTKVKEEAQLKKRALTDGEFVELVKEVMNSH